Proteins encoded within one genomic window of Paludisphaera rhizosphaerae:
- a CDS encoding DUF1559 family PulG-like putative transporter — MRNRKVRLQQAFTLIELLVVIAIIAVLIALLLPAVQSAREAARRAQCVNNLKQIGLALHNYTDSNGYFPPGYSSFYRMDSGDAGTAEDDIGPGWGWASFILPQMEQRNLYDSINFNYTLTLPHNTTAQFLRVNSYLCPSDSTPITVPVRNEANTQTMYTVGCANYVGMYGIGEIGDAPGRGAGIFFRNSKINFAAITDGTSNTIAVGERSHNLSYVTWTGRAVGGWLFKTSSVEGGTDQFMVDPEEAFTMILGPVGTEDGGRTPNDPEAHVEDYWSRHPGGVNSLFADGSVRFIKSSINPIPWQALATRAGGEILSSDSY; from the coding sequence ATGAGGAACCGGAAAGTTCGTCTCCAGCAGGCCTTTACGCTGATCGAGTTGCTGGTCGTTATTGCGATCATCGCCGTGCTGATCGCCCTTTTGCTCCCGGCCGTGCAGTCGGCCCGCGAGGCCGCCAGGCGGGCGCAGTGCGTCAACAACCTCAAACAGATCGGCCTGGCGCTTCACAACTACACCGACTCGAACGGATATTTCCCGCCGGGCTATTCAAGCTTCTACCGGATGGATTCCGGCGATGCCGGCACGGCCGAGGATGACATCGGTCCCGGTTGGGGGTGGGCCAGTTTCATCCTTCCCCAGATGGAACAGCGGAACCTATACGACTCGATCAACTTCAACTACACGCTGACGCTGCCGCACAACACCACCGCTCAATTCCTTCGGGTGAACAGCTACCTCTGCCCGTCCGATTCCACTCCCATCACCGTTCCCGTCCGCAACGAGGCCAATACCCAGACGATGTACACCGTCGGCTGCGCGAACTACGTCGGGATGTACGGGATCGGCGAGATCGGCGACGCCCCGGGCCGGGGCGCCGGCATCTTCTTCCGCAACAGCAAGATCAACTTCGCGGCGATCACCGACGGCACCAGCAACACGATCGCCGTCGGCGAGCGGAGCCACAACCTCAGCTACGTCACCTGGACGGGCCGGGCCGTCGGAGGGTGGCTTTTCAAGACGTCGTCCGTCGAGGGGGGAACCGACCAGTTCATGGTCGACCCGGAAGAGGCTTTCACCATGATCCTCGGCCCGGTCGGGACCGAAGACGGCGGTCGGACTCCGAACGATCCCGAGGCTCACGTCGAGGACTACTGGAGCCGACACCCTGGAGGCGTCAACTCGCTCTTCGCCGACGGCTCCGTCCGGTTCATCAAGAGCAGCATCAACCCCATCCCCTGGCAGGCGCTGGCCACCCGGGCAGGCGGCGAGATCCTCTCGTCTGACTCGTACTGA